The following proteins come from a genomic window of Triticum aestivum cultivar Chinese Spring chromosome 6A, IWGSC CS RefSeq v2.1, whole genome shotgun sequence:
- the LOC123128011 gene encoding brassinosteroid-responsive RING protein 1: MGFPLVCYCVAIPKPIIAFCKLVAAVRDALLLLLSLVGLCRSPRRSVHDAPLPEEVKERLPAVEFSLLARPAQQQQGCHDGDAAAAATCIVCLERLRAADEVRRLGNCAHAFHRGCIDGWIDLGRTTCPLCRSHLLPRPRRDGPLASLLTRVW; this comes from the coding sequence ATGGGGTTCCCCCTGGTGTGCTACTGCGTCGCCATCCCCAAGCCGATCATCGCCTTCTgcaagctcgtcgccgccgtccgggACGCCCTCCTCCTGCTGCTCTCCCTCGTCGGCCTCTGCCGCTCCCCGCGCCGCTCCGTCCACGACGCCCCGCTGCCCGAGGAGGTCAAGGAGCGCCTCCCGGCCGTCGAGTTCTCCTTGCTGGCGCGTCCGGCGCAGCAGCAGCAGGGGTGCCACGACGGggacgccgcggcggcggcgacgtgcaTCGTGTGCCTGgagcggctgcgggcggcggacgAGGTGCGGCGGCTGGGCAACTGCGCGCACGCCTTCCACCGCGGCTGCATCGACGGGTGGATCGACCTCGGCCGGACCACCTGCCCGCTGTGCCGCTCCCACCTACTGCCCCGCCCGCGGAGGGACGGCCCGCTCGCCAGCCTCCTCACGCGCGTTTGGTGA